One segment of Pyricularia oryzae 70-15 chromosome 3, whole genome shotgun sequence DNA contains the following:
- a CDS encoding inositol monophosphatase 2 produces MMSDINLAEIQASLVAVAFEAGRMITGANMDVTKMDTKLNSVDIVTETDQAIEKMVSTKLRAAYSSFDFIGEETYVPGTTKLTDRPTFVVDPIDGTTNFIHGFPHACISLGFVVNRVPSVGVVYNPFQDEMFTAVRGEGSFLQRNASLAASGITLPDGAAAKRRLPLRTADPKTAPPLGGLSTALIAVEWGSERDGNNFDLRARVFRDLMASQKAGGRMAHSLRSLGSAALNICAVAAGQLDAYWEGGCYAWDVAAGWCILAEAGGIMASGNPGDWEPAIESRKYLAVRGATSGQKEFVEELWSVIGDGVMHYTH; encoded by the exons ATGATGTCGGATATCAACCTCGCTGAGATTCAGGCATCTCTCGTGGCCGTAGCCTTTGAGGCCGGTCGCATGATCACAGGCGCCAACATGGACGTGACCAAGATGGACACAAAGCTCAATT CCGTCGACATCGTGACCGAGACGGACCAGGCCATCGAGAAGATGGTTTCCACCAAGCTTCGTGCCGCATACTCGTCGTTTGACTTTATCGGCGAGGAGACGTACGTACCCGGCACCACCAAACTGACCGACCGACCAACCTTTGTGGTGGACCCGATCGACGGCACCACAAACTTCATCCACGGCTTCCCCCACGCATGCATCAGCCTGGGCTTCGTGGTCAACCGCGTGCCCAGCGTCGGCGTGGTGTACAACCCGTTCCAGGACGAGATGTTCACCGCGGTTCGCGGCGAGGGCTCGTTTTTGCAGCGCAACGCGTCCCTCGCCGCCTCGGGCATCACCCTGCCCGACGGCGCGGCGGCCAAGCGGCGGCTGCCGCTGAGGACCGCTGATCCCAAGACGGCGCCCCCGCTGGGCGGCCTGTCGACCGCGCTCATCGCCGTCGAGTGGGGCTCCGAGCGGGACGGCAACAACTTTGACCTCCGGGCCCGCGTGTTCCGCGACCTTATGGCGTCGCAAAAGGCCGGCGGGCGCATGGCCCACTCGCTGCGCTCGCTCGGGAGCGCCGCGCTCAACATCTGCGCCGTGGCGGCCGGCCAGCTCGATGCGTACTGGGAGGGAGGTTGTTATGCCTGGGACGTCGCTGCAGGGTGGTGCATCCTCGCCGAGGCCGGAGGCATCATGGCCAGTGGGAACCCTGGCGACTGGGAGCCGGCCATCGAGTCGAGAAAGTACCTTGCCGTCCGGGGCGCGACGTCGGGGCAGAAGGAGTTTGTGGAAGAGTTATGGAGCGTCATTGGAGATGGAGTCATGCATTACACGCATTAA